The DNA window CTGACGGTCTGTCACCGTGAGCGGAATGCCCATGCTGGCCTTCATGGTGAGCGAGAGCCACAGTGCCACCGCCGCGGACTTGACGCCAGGCACGATATCCATGCCATCGGTGGCGCGCGTCATGGTGCCCGCGGCCGCGCTGATGAGCGACGGCCGACCGGTCAGCGCGCCGATGCTCATGGCGTCCTGCAGAATCAGATAGCGCTCGCCCACCGCAAGACGGCGCAGCGTGTCATCGGGCGTGGCGGCCAGCATGGTGGCCGCTTCGGCGCCGGTACCCGGTCGCAGCGCCCGCGCGCGAATGGCCAGAATGCGCCACGCGAAGGTGGGATCGTTGGTGGACGAGCGCGCCATCGCCGCCTGCAGCACGCCAATGGCGCTGTCGGCCATGCCGGCGGTCAGCAGATTGTCGGCCAGCGCCTTGCGCGCCTGCACGGCATCGGGGTCGGCGGCAATCCAGCCCATGGCTGCTTCGCGTGCGCGCACACTGGCCGCATTGCGCAGCGCTTCCACCTGCGCTGGTGTACCCAGCCGCGTCTCATACGCCACCGGTCCACCCGGCTTGATACTGTCGCCCACCAACACGATGAACGCACGCGGGACTGCCGCCTGATTGTACATCGACACCAGGTGCTCATACGCCAGATGGAACGTGGAGTCGAGCGCAATGGTGCGCTGGAACGCGCGCATGGACTGATTGAGATACTTGGCCGTGCTGTCGGGACTGCGGCCGTATGACGTATTCAGCACGAGGTGGTACGCCGCGTCGGCAAAGGCATACCACGCCTCCGCGTCCAGCGAATCCACGGCCACCAATCGCGCGAGCCGCTCGTGGGAGGCCAACAGCGACGCCCGCGCGGCGTCCGGATCTCCACGCTGCAGGAGACGGAATGCACTCGTGAGCTCCGCATGTCCGCGCACGATTTCCTGCTGACGCTGCGGCAGACGCGCTGCGAACTGCACTGCGCGCTCCGCGTCGGCCACGTTGAGGGTGTCCGACCAGTTGCGCCAACCGCGCCCGAGGGAGCGACGATAATACGCCAGCGCAAACGTGCTGTCGCGGCGAATGGCCTGCGTGAACAGCGAATCGGCCGCATCGAGGCGCCAGGAGTTGAGCGAGCGCAGCCCTTCGAGATACAAGCGATACGCGTCCACCGAGTTGGTGGTCTGCCGCGCGAGATCGAGTGACACCCGCGGTCCACCGGCCAGATTGAGCAGATCACCGGCGAGCTGCTCGAAGACGCTGCGCGGATCGGCCGTGCGCAGCGCGGCGACCCGTGCGCGGTCCACCACGTCCTGGGCCCGCGTGTCGTACAGCGTGGCGGTGGCGATGAGCGAGTCACCGGCCAGCGTCAGCTGCCCCAGCACGACACGGCCCACACCGGCGCGACGCGCCAGACGTTCCGCGTCGTCGAAGCTGATGCGCCGCGCCTCGTCGAGTCGTTCGTCGCGCAACAGGTCGAGCGTGCGCTCGTACTCCACCACCTTGAGGTCGCGCCACTGCTCGAGCGACAGCGTGAGCATATTGACGCCGCCTTCGCGCAACCAGTCGAGCGAGTTGTCGGGCGCCTGCACTTCGAATGGTGCCACCAGCCAGGCCCGCTCGGCTTCACGCGCGCCAGCCGGACGCGAAAGCACCACCGCCAGCGAGGCCAGAGTCGCAATGGCCAGACCACCCCAGACCAACAGGCCGCGACGACCACGTGCCGGCGTCTTGGTGGCCTTCCCGCTGGAGGCCGCACCGATCAGCCGCGTGGGTGTGGCGCGTGTGACCGGTCCCGAGGGCGTATCAGCCATCGGGTCACCCGTCACCGCCGCCGCGAAGGCGCGGCCATGCGGCCAGCGCGCGTCACGATCCTTGGCCAGCAGACGATCGATGGCCGAAGCGACGGCCGGAGACGTGGCAGGCGCCGACTCGCTGAGCGAGGGCACCGCCTCCGTGAGATGCTTGACGAGCACCGACGCCGCCGTCGGCGCATCCACAGCCGGCGCGCCCGTGAGCATCTCCACCGCAATCAGCCCCAGCGAATAGAGATCGCTGCGGCCGTCGATGTCCGCATCGCCACTGGCCTGCTCGGGACTCATGTAGCGCGGCGAGCCCAGCACAAAGCCCGCGCCGGTTATCTGCAAATTGCCCTGCAGCGCCCGCGCCACGCCGAAGTCCGTGAGCATGGCGCGACCGGTGTCCCGGTCCAGCAGCACATTCTCCGGCTTCACGTCGCGGTGGACGAGACCCTGCGCGTGCGCGTAGTCGAGCGCCAGCGCGATGTCGCGCAGAATGGGCACGGCCTCCGCTTCAGCAAGGCGGTCCTCGCGCGTGAGCCGATCGCGCAGACTCTCGCCAGGCACGAACTCCATGACGAAGTACAGCAGGCCGTCGGCTTCACCGGCCGAGTACACGGCCACGATGTGCGGATGCCGGAGCCGGGCGACGGTGCGCGATTCCTGCACGAAGCGCTGCCGCAGCTCGGCGCTGGCCGCCACGTCCGGCGCCACGACCTTGATGGCCACCGGGCGATCAAGCGCCTCGTCGTGCGCCCGAAATACCGACCCCATGCCACCCTGCCCGAGCAACCCCTCCACGCGGTACTGCCCAGCCAAGGCGGTACGCAGTCGTGACTCGA is part of the Gemmatimonas sp. UBA7669 genome and encodes:
- a CDS encoding serine/threonine-protein kinase; protein product: MNDPASRTLESRLRTALAGQYRVEGLLGQGGMGSVFRAHDEALDRPVAIKVVAPDVAASAELRQRFVQESRTVARLRHPHIVAVYSAGEADGLLYFVMEFVPGESLRDRLTREDRLAEAEAVPILRDIALALDYAHAQGLVHRDVKPENVLLDRDTGRAMLTDFGVARALQGNLQITGAGFVLGSPRYMSPEQASGDADIDGRSDLYSLGLIAVEMLTGAPAVDAPTAASVLVKHLTEAVPSLSESAPATSPAVASAIDRLLAKDRDARWPHGRAFAAAVTGDPMADTPSGPVTRATPTRLIGAASSGKATKTPARGRRGLLVWGGLAIATLASLAVVLSRPAGAREAERAWLVAPFEVQAPDNSLDWLREGGVNMLTLSLEQWRDLKVVEYERTLDLLRDERLDEARRISFDDAERLARRAGVGRVVLGQLTLAGDSLIATATLYDTRAQDVVDRARVAALRTADPRSVFEQLAGDLLNLAGGPRVSLDLARQTTNSVDAYRLYLEGLRSLNSWRLDAADSLFTQAIRRDSTFALAYYRRSLGRGWRNWSDTLNVADAERAVQFAARLPQRQQEIVRGHAELTSAFRLLQRGDPDAARASLLASHERLARLVAVDSLDAEAWYAFADAAYHLVLNTSYGRSPDSTAKYLNQSMRAFQRTIALDSTFHLAYEHLVSMYNQAAVPRAFIVLVGDSIKPGGPVAYETRLGTPAQVEALRNAASVRAREAAMGWIAADPDAVQARKALADNLLTAGMADSAIGVLQAAMARSSTNDPTFAWRILAIRARALRPGTGAEAATMLAATPDDTLRRLAVGERYLILQDAMSIGALTGRPSLISAAAGTMTRATDGMDIVPGVKSAAVALWLSLTMKASMGIPLTVTDRQQLTGVARQLEGLPPQQRDWLSAYMTFLATRDVQHGEMAVRTLAAQGDSTGYPELRALLAIERRDSSEARRLARSFPSVDSLRTSRIGTTGLRMVTRAVVLAELGDVRQALAVLELIDPARFSLSESVETTWAVYVRQFMLRGALYERIGEPVKARQAYERFLELWRDGEAPLEPQLRTAREAVARLRDAAPRSAGTSGGAPGR